A single genomic interval of Nonomuraea rubra harbors:
- a CDS encoding TIGR03557 family F420-dependent LLM class oxidoreductase, giving the protein MTTFGYFLSCEEHGPGELVRQAKAAERAGFEALWISDHFHPWLDAQGEAPFVWSVIGALAEATSLPITTAVTCPLIRTHPVVIAHAAATTAALTGGRFRLGVGTGEALNEHVIESRWPPLSERLEMLEEAIGLMRELFTGKLVTHRGRHYRVDTARLYTLPDEPAPILVSGLGEKSTSLAGRLGDGYVSVAPDAHAVRAFRDAGGAGKPALGGLKACYAPDEAEARRTVHRLWPTQGVKGEASQLLPLPRHFEQLAGMVTEDEAVAGSPVGPDPEVHAQAIREYVDAGFDEVYVNQIGTGQDAFFDFYRREVLPLVR; this is encoded by the coding sequence ATGACGACCTTCGGTTATTTCCTGTCGTGCGAGGAACACGGCCCCGGAGAGCTGGTGCGTCAGGCCAAGGCCGCCGAACGCGCCGGCTTCGAGGCCCTGTGGATCTCCGACCACTTCCACCCCTGGCTGGACGCGCAGGGGGAGGCGCCGTTCGTCTGGTCGGTGATCGGCGCGCTGGCCGAGGCCACGTCCCTGCCCATCACCACCGCCGTGACCTGCCCCCTGATCCGTACGCATCCGGTGGTGATCGCCCACGCCGCCGCCACCACGGCCGCGCTCACCGGCGGCCGGTTCCGGCTCGGCGTGGGCACCGGAGAGGCGCTCAACGAGCACGTGATCGAATCCCGCTGGCCGCCGCTGAGCGAGCGGCTGGAGATGCTGGAGGAGGCGATCGGGCTGATGCGCGAGCTGTTCACGGGGAAGCTGGTCACCCACCGGGGCCGCCACTACCGCGTGGACACCGCCAGGCTCTACACGCTGCCCGACGAGCCGGCGCCCATCCTGGTGTCGGGGCTGGGCGAGAAGTCCACGTCGCTGGCCGGGCGGCTGGGCGACGGGTACGTCTCGGTCGCGCCGGACGCCCATGCCGTACGCGCCTTCCGCGACGCGGGCGGCGCCGGCAAGCCCGCGCTCGGCGGGCTCAAGGCCTGCTACGCCCCCGACGAGGCCGAGGCCCGCAGGACCGTGCACCGCCTGTGGCCCACGCAGGGCGTCAAGGGCGAGGCGTCGCAGCTCCTGCCGCTGCCCCGGCACTTCGAGCAGCTCGCGGGAATGGTGACGGAGGACGAGGCCGTCGCCGGCAGCCCGGTCGGCCCCGACCCCGAGGTGCACGCCCAGGCCATCAGGGAGTACGTGGACGCCGGGTTCGACGAGGTCTACGTCAACCAGATCGGGACCGGGCAGGACGCGTTCTTCGACTTCTACCGGCGCGAGGTCCTGCCGCTGGTCCGCTGA
- a CDS encoding TetR/AcrR family transcriptional regulator, whose translation MKRSDLVADTAITLLAERGMRGLTHRAVDEAADLPPGSTSNLARTRAALLELTLSRLTELETLALAGAYGSGPDEPDLPARMAQALHVQLTDRRRTLARYELALEATRRPELRRIYDEAGRRFRDPAVAMLAALGSTDPVRHARTLVAFADGLLFDAIAGAGSVPTPEELEVALRELLAGMLRPGGQRTSGRTSRR comes from the coding sequence GTGAAGCGCTCCGACCTCGTCGCCGACACGGCCATCACCCTGCTCGCCGAGCGGGGCATGCGCGGGCTCACCCACCGGGCCGTGGACGAGGCGGCGGACCTGCCGCCCGGCTCCACGTCCAACCTCGCCCGCACCCGCGCGGCGCTGCTGGAGCTGACGCTGTCCCGGCTCACCGAGCTGGAGACCCTGGCCCTGGCCGGGGCGTACGGCAGCGGCCCCGACGAGCCGGACCTGCCCGCGCGCATGGCGCAGGCGCTGCACGTCCAGCTCACGGACCGGCGCCGCACGCTGGCCCGCTACGAGCTGGCCCTGGAGGCGACCAGGCGGCCGGAGCTGCGCAGGATCTACGACGAGGCCGGGCGGCGCTTCCGCGACCCGGCCGTCGCCATGCTGGCGGCCCTGGGCTCCACCGACCCGGTACGGCACGCGCGCACCCTGGTGGCGTTCGCGGACGGGCTGCTGTTCGACGCCATCGCCGGGGCGGGCAGCGTGCCCACGCCGGAGGAGCTGGAGGTCGCGCTGAGGGAGCTGCTGGCGGGCATGCTGCGGCCCGGCGGTCAGCGGACCAGCGGCAGGACCTCGCGCCGGTAG